From one Enterobacter kobei genomic stretch:
- a CDS encoding UvrD-helicase domain-containing protein — protein MTWKTTAEQNAIIEWKGNHLVVNAFAGTGKTSTLVSYAEANPESKMLYLAYNRAVRDEAERKFPYNVECKTSHQLAWARFGKHFRDRLTASLRITDVARKLNTRHWALARLALSGLNMFLCSADPEPGLIHLPSEDDRHGLDAGKILGAIQILWYEMSRTDSVFPVTHDTYLKLFQLSHPDLSKRWDTILFDEAQDANPVTSAFVLNQPCRVILVGDRYQQIYRFRGADNALSAPQLVQADRLWLTASFRFGPEVARMANILLERAGEEKRVTGNGGQDAVVSSLPAGAEHIAVLSRTVSGVIGSALTASLMEKNVFWVGGIEGYKTEELENLYWFSADMPEKMQSPRLSRDYRDFDEYCSIAKATQDVEMNQAIRLLDDFFPLPQKLAIMRRQVVTHEKDAQVTVSTAHRSKGLEWPVVMLSEDFTDITDPLLSQDERQDETNLLYVAVTRARRTLVLNELMRWLSDEGGKNRETTHETVPSGNGESADRHEETGKTSESE, from the coding sequence GTGACCTGGAAAACAACAGCCGAACAAAACGCCATCATCGAGTGGAAGGGCAATCATCTCGTGGTGAATGCCTTTGCCGGTACAGGTAAAACCTCCACTTTAGTGAGTTACGCTGAAGCCAACCCGGAAAGTAAAATGCTTTACCTCGCCTATAATCGCGCTGTGCGGGATGAGGCTGAACGCAAATTCCCCTATAACGTAGAGTGTAAAACGTCGCATCAGCTTGCATGGGCCCGTTTCGGCAAACATTTCCGTGACCGGCTGACAGCCAGTCTGCGCATTACGGATGTGGCCAGAAAGCTCAATACCCGCCACTGGGCGCTGGCGCGGCTGGCGCTCAGCGGGCTGAACATGTTCCTCTGCAGTGCTGACCCCGAGCCGGGGCTGATACATCTGCCGTCTGAGGATGATCGCCACGGTCTCGATGCCGGTAAAATTCTGGGGGCAATACAAATCCTCTGGTATGAAATGAGCCGTACTGATTCAGTCTTTCCCGTCACGCACGACACCTACCTTAAACTGTTCCAGCTCTCTCATCCTGACCTGTCAAAACGCTGGGACACCATCCTCTTCGACGAGGCACAGGACGCCAATCCGGTGACCAGTGCATTTGTACTGAATCAGCCCTGCCGGGTCATTCTGGTCGGCGACCGTTACCAGCAGATATACCGGTTTCGGGGGGCAGATAATGCACTGAGTGCCCCGCAGCTGGTGCAGGCAGACCGGTTGTGGCTGACAGCGAGTTTTCGGTTTGGCCCTGAGGTCGCGCGGATGGCCAACATCCTGCTTGAACGTGCCGGAGAGGAAAAGCGCGTGACAGGTAACGGGGGGCAGGATGCTGTCGTCAGCAGCCTTCCGGCAGGGGCTGAGCATATTGCTGTACTGAGCCGGACGGTATCCGGCGTGATCGGCAGTGCCCTGACGGCGAGCCTTATGGAGAAAAATGTCTTCTGGGTCGGGGGGATTGAAGGCTACAAAACAGAGGAGCTGGAAAACCTGTACTGGTTCTCCGCCGATATGCCTGAAAAGATGCAGTCCCCGCGCCTCAGCCGGGACTACCGGGATTTTGATGAATACTGCTCAATAGCAAAAGCCACACAGGACGTGGAGATGAACCAGGCCATTCGTCTTCTCGATGACTTTTTCCCACTACCGCAAAAGCTGGCCATCATGCGCCGTCAGGTGGTAACCCATGAGAAAGACGCTCAGGTCACGGTTTCAACCGCACACCGCAGCAAAGGGCTGGAATGGCCGGTGGTAATGCTGAGTGAGGATTTTACTGACATTACCGACCCGCTTCTTTCGCAGGATGAGCGGCAGGATGAGACTAACCTGCTGTACGTGGCTGTCACCCGGGCCAGAAGAACGCTTGTGCTTAACGAACTGATGCGCTGGCTGAGCGATGAAGGCGGGAAAAACCGCGAGACGACGCACGAAACCGTACCGTCCGGAAATGGAGAGAGCGCCGACAGGCACGAAGAAACGGGAAAAACTTCTGAGAGTGAGTAA
- a CDS encoding tyrosine-type recombinase/integrase has protein sequence MSDKNHYTTWEELLEEYFFARNLRAATEWSYAKVVKGFLKFTGADITPSMVTHHEVLRWRRHVLREKQQSAQTWNNKIAHLRALYNYAMESGLLPAGKNPFNNCTVQRDRKKKRTLNRSQLTRLYLIMQQAEIESNRKIFARGGRSALYPAWFWITVLDTLRYTGMRQNQLLHIQLRDVNLTEGYIDLRLEGSKTHREWRVPVVKQLRLRLQLLLTRATEAGAGPKDNLFDVSFYIAGKKAKFDRNDVTVMHQKIRSFFRRLSKECGFAVSPHRFRHTLATELMKAPERNLQLVKDLLGHRSVSTTMEYVELNMDIVGKTLEEELSLHTDLCVERELQLLTQN, from the coding sequence ATGTCTGACAAAAACCATTATACGACATGGGAAGAATTGCTTGAGGAGTACTTCTTCGCCCGAAACCTGCGAGCTGCAACAGAATGGAGCTACGCAAAGGTTGTAAAGGGATTCCTGAAATTTACGGGGGCAGACATAACCCCATCAATGGTTACACATCATGAAGTACTCAGATGGCGGCGACATGTACTCAGAGAAAAGCAACAATCGGCGCAGACCTGGAACAATAAAATTGCACATCTCAGGGCCCTCTATAACTATGCTATGGAAAGTGGTTTATTGCCTGCGGGCAAAAACCCTTTTAACAATTGCACTGTACAGCGGGACAGAAAGAAAAAGCGGACTTTAAACCGCTCTCAGCTAACCCGCCTTTATCTGATAATGCAGCAGGCTGAAATTGAATCCAACCGGAAAATTTTCGCACGTGGCGGTCGGAGTGCGCTTTACCCGGCCTGGTTCTGGATAACCGTCCTGGATACGCTCAGATATACGGGAATGAGGCAAAATCAACTGCTGCATATTCAGCTCAGGGACGTCAATCTGACAGAAGGTTATATAGATCTGCGCCTTGAGGGGAGTAAAACGCACAGGGAATGGCGCGTTCCCGTTGTTAAGCAGCTGCGTTTGCGGCTACAGCTTCTTCTTACACGGGCAACGGAGGCTGGAGCCGGGCCAAAAGATAACCTCTTCGATGTCAGTTTTTACATTGCCGGGAAAAAGGCAAAATTTGATAGGAATGATGTGACAGTGATGCATCAAAAGATCCGCTCCTTTTTTCGCCGTCTGTCAAAGGAATGTGGTTTTGCCGTTTCGCCGCACCGTTTCAGACATACCCTGGCTACAGAACTGATGAAAGCACCGGAAAGGAATCTTCAGTTGGTTAAAGATTTACTGGGTCATCGTAGCGTAAGCACAACAATGGAATATGTGGAACTCAATATGGACATTGTGGGAAAAACACTGGAAGAAGAATTGTCGCTGCACACAGATCTCTGTGTAGAAAGGGAATTACAACTATTGACACAAAACTGA
- a CDS encoding TraI domain-containing protein: MRDRIRTLRFLFSKGEPEPAHHVSAVTPAGYHTPRTVDTLCCSPLRKTCLQQIWENSSLPADVYHRFYITPLHGLLARVQNVPATQQGRWSQSDGFGDLTLQFTTCAVRLAKGYMFPPGAAPEEQAEQNVMWNAVIFWSALFWHLPLLASLEGELLDGKSWLPGITVPDSPYRFRFREADNSSAFAALAAGQLVPAEATGWLAENPEALGNLTGALWNQHPAMPLIRSLMKQAAEKVESPSLEVSGANEKVNTLIEPALSVTQTPSDQEIESEPSVEAKLKTASPEVPDLQGIQLASSIAPVPMADDSNLVSNEKAGEITECDPNETEKADTEMLLSLFSAIAEPDMTGTEACDEEPSISTRAESVPEFSPLNELSPEADKPEINQTVAEDSFPERAVEDNIPLHSINIDAQKTVIKKQTGTEFVRWLSEGLKSKRIDINQPDSRAHAVAGFIFLRVPDIFYLYIRESGAELSRDSIQIEFEKLHIHRVRRGERFIKAKLYHSPGKEGTFKPVSGYLVKTTHLFRGASSPEDSGLLSFL; the protein is encoded by the coding sequence ATGCGCGACAGAATCAGGACCCTTAGGTTTCTGTTTTCAAAAGGTGAACCGGAACCAGCACATCATGTATCCGCTGTCACACCTGCCGGCTACCACACTCCGCGTACGGTCGATACGCTGTGCTGTAGTCCGTTGAGAAAAACCTGCCTGCAACAAATATGGGAAAACAGCTCACTTCCGGCGGATGTTTATCACCGGTTTTATATAACGCCACTGCATGGCTTACTGGCCAGGGTACAGAATGTGCCGGCAACACAGCAGGGAAGGTGGTCGCAGTCAGACGGCTTCGGGGACCTTACGCTGCAGTTCACAACCTGTGCGGTCAGACTGGCCAAAGGATACATGTTTCCACCCGGAGCTGCGCCAGAAGAGCAGGCAGAGCAAAACGTGATGTGGAATGCAGTCATTTTCTGGTCTGCACTGTTCTGGCATTTGCCGCTCCTGGCGTCTCTGGAGGGTGAGCTGCTTGATGGTAAAAGCTGGCTTCCGGGAATAACTGTTCCGGACTCACCTTATCGATTTCGCTTCCGGGAAGCTGACAACTCCTCAGCTTTTGCAGCGCTGGCAGCAGGACAACTTGTGCCAGCAGAGGCCACAGGATGGCTGGCAGAAAATCCCGAAGCTCTGGGCAATCTTACCGGGGCCTTATGGAACCAGCATCCGGCGATGCCACTTATTAGAAGCTTAATGAAGCAAGCTGCTGAAAAGGTGGAATCGCCTTCGCTGGAGGTATCCGGGGCAAATGAGAAAGTTAACACCCTCATAGAGCCGGCCCTTTCAGTTACGCAAACGCCGTCTGATCAAGAGATTGAATCAGAACCGTCAGTAGAAGCAAAACTTAAAACTGCATCGCCAGAAGTTCCAGATTTGCAGGGTATTCAACTCGCATCTTCTATTGCACCGGTGCCGATGGCTGATGACAGCAATCTCGTCAGCAATGAAAAGGCAGGCGAGATTACGGAATGTGATCCAAACGAAACAGAGAAGGCTGATACAGAGATGCTGCTAAGTCTGTTCAGTGCAATTGCAGAGCCTGATATGACCGGGACTGAAGCATGTGATGAAGAGCCTTCAATCAGTACGAGAGCAGAAAGTGTGCCAGAATTTTCCCCCCTTAATGAACTAAGTCCCGAAGCTGATAAGCCTGAGATAAATCAGACAGTAGCAGAAGACTCTTTCCCTGAACGCGCTGTAGAGGATAACATCCCTTTACACAGCATTAACATTGACGCACAAAAAACAGTGATAAAAAAACAGACTGGCACTGAATTTGTCAGGTGGCTTTCTGAAGGACTTAAGAGCAAGCGAATTGATATTAATCAGCCTGATTCGAGGGCGCATGCAGTTGCAGGGTTCATCTTTCTCAGGGTTCCGGACATATTTTATCTTTACATCAGAGAAAGCGGAGCAGAGCTAAGCAGGGATTCCATACAAATTGAATTTGAGAAGCTGCATATTCACAGGGTGCGCAGGGGAGAGCGTTTTATTAAAGCAAAACTGTACCACTCGCCTGGCAAAGAAGGCACGTTTAAACCTGTAAGTGGATATCTTGTCAAGACTACACACCTTTTCAGAGGGGCGTCTTCCCCTGAAGACAGCGGGCTTCTGTCTTTCCTGTGA
- a CDS encoding DUF554 domain-containing protein encodes MLTGPFINAAAVLIGGTLGAVLSHRLPERVRGSMPAIFGLCSLGIGILLVVKCVNLPVMVLATLVGTLIGEICYVERGISGGVNRLRKLMQRGKKSTGVPEGHDAFIESLVAIIILFCASGTGIFGAMREGMTGDPSILIAKAFLDFFTAVIFATSLGIAVAAISVPMLLIQLTLATCATFILPLTTPAMMGDFTAVGGILLLATGLRICGIKMFAVANMLPALIIAMPISAAWTAFFA; translated from the coding sequence GTGTTAACTGGCCCCTTTATTAATGCCGCTGCCGTGCTGATTGGCGGCACCCTGGGCGCGGTGCTCAGTCATCGTTTACCCGAACGCGTACGCGGTTCGATGCCCGCTATTTTTGGCCTGTGCTCGCTGGGTATCGGTATTCTGCTGGTGGTGAAGTGCGTGAACCTGCCGGTGATGGTGCTGGCAACGCTGGTGGGCACGCTGATTGGCGAGATCTGCTACGTTGAGCGCGGCATCAGCGGCGGGGTGAACCGCCTGCGCAAACTGATGCAGCGCGGTAAAAAATCTACCGGCGTACCGGAGGGTCATGACGCTTTTATCGAAAGTCTGGTGGCCATCATTATTCTGTTCTGTGCCAGCGGCACCGGCATTTTTGGTGCGATGCGCGAAGGCATGACAGGCGATCCGAGCATCCTCATCGCCAAAGCGTTTCTCGATTTCTTTACCGCGGTGATTTTTGCCACCTCCCTCGGCATTGCCGTGGCGGCCATTTCGGTGCCGATGTTGCTTATTCAGCTCACCCTCGCCACCTGCGCCACCTTTATTCTGCCGCTCACCACACCGGCGATGATGGGCGATTTCACCGCCGTCGGTGGCATTTTGCTGCTGGCAACCGGCCTGCGTATCTGTGGCATTAAGATGTTTGCCGTCGCTAACATGTTGCCCGCGTTGATTATCGCCATGCCGATCTCCGCCGCCTGGACCGCCTTTTTTGCCTGA
- a CDS encoding IS1 family transposase (programmed frameshift), with protein sequence MASISIRCPSCSATEGVVRNGKSTAGHQRYLCSHCRKTWQLQFTYTASQPGTHQKIIDMAMNGVGCRASARIMGVGLNTVLRHFKKLRPQSVTSRIQPGSDVIVCAEMDEQWGYVGAKSRQRWLFYAYDRIRRTVVAHVFGERTLATLERLLSLLSAFEVVVWMTDGWPLYESRLKGKLHVISKRYTQRIERHNLNLRQHLARLGRKSLSFSKSVELHGKVIGHYLNIKHYQ encoded by the exons GTGGCTTCCATTTCCATCAGATGTCCTTCCTGCTCCGCTACTGAAGGCGTGGTGCGTAACGGCAAAAGCACTGCCGGACATCAGCGCTATCTCTGCTCTCATTGCCGTAAAACATGGCAACTACAGTTCACTTACACCGCCTCTCAGCCCGGTACGCACCAGAAAATCATTGATATGGCCATGAATGGCGTCGGATGTCGCGCCAGTGCACGCATTATGGGCGTTGGCCTCAACACGGTTTTACGTCACT TTAAAAAACTCAGGCCGCAGTCGGTAACCTCGCGCATACAACCGGGCAGTGATGTGATTGTCTGCGCTGAAATGGACGAACAGTGGGGCTACGTCGGTGCTAAATCACGTCAGCGCTGGCTGTTTTACGCGTATGACAGGATACGGAGGACGGTTGTGGCGCACGTCTTCGGTGAACGCACTCTGGCCACACTGGAGCGTCTTCTGAGCCTGCTGTCGGCCTTTGAGGTCGTGGTATGGATGACGGATGGCTGGCCGCTGTATGAATCCCGCCTGAAGGGAAAGCTGCACGTTATCAGCAAGCGTTACACTCAGCGCATTGAGCGACATAACCTGAATCTGAGACAACATCTGGCAAGGCTGGGACGGAAGTCACTGTCGTTCTCAAAATCGGTGGAGCTGCATGGCAAGGTCATCGGGCATTATCTGAACATAAAACACTATCAGTAA